One Synechococcus sp. JA-2-3B'a(2-13) genomic window carries:
- a CDS encoding zinc metalloprotease HtpX yields the protein MIPDAVQAGKEALRQGRLQEAIQLFEGYLAQSRQQDKALGIPADSSDGEALEAQMNLVRAYHQLGQTEKARSLCLELLQHPNPQAQGWAKKILLRLPTATESLAAPSAKPVEPRSAPPEEPSPGAGSLSTRQRAAQLGMKIPLPERAGPLHWAKWGSLGVGIVFLWWLSFVLVGSHLDFGRLSFPRQLWFLQGLLPWLRNGLRWLVAGSLAVNFGVGLLFFAPWLMDQLHQRLHKLRWARLGEIERYSPETARLLQRICAQNQLKQPRLGVIPDAGPLAFVYGTFSDGCRIVVTQALLQQLSEDEIAAVYAQALGRIVNGDILVMTLLGSPIQLVYLALEQVSQLGSKRRDLIGHVAPLLYLIYTVLSYPLFFLSRLGTYHADHFAVEATGNPNGLIAALLKSAAGLQEAHKNDRRPSSLLHCTRLFSFLDFKTIAAASAAARLQDPSQAGQVFLWDQINPWARWMQVNSSHPLPGHRFKVLAGYGERLRLLPELSLGSGSKLDVARLQSRFWLDLAIYAAEVVGILIGWLVGLILYLLLQNRLDPKVIAAAAVVGYGVGLWAKAGLMYGGSLPARPTDVLSLLADPDADPRRGQWVELEGELVGLGPSGYQLGAELKLQEATGLIPVRFTSPLGPVGNVFSGLKRIRALVGRRVKVVGWFRRGNTAWVDLAYVQVGSNKLHSRPRLWLVVFGLGVILLGIWGAFYFPNLASYLRRW from the coding sequence ATGATCCCCGATGCCGTCCAGGCGGGCAAGGAAGCCCTGCGGCAGGGCCGCCTTCAAGAGGCCATCCAACTTTTTGAAGGCTACCTGGCCCAATCCCGTCAGCAGGACAAAGCATTAGGGATCCCGGCAGACTCATCTGACGGCGAAGCCCTGGAAGCCCAAATGAACCTGGTGCGGGCCTACCACCAGTTGGGCCAGACGGAGAAGGCACGGTCCCTCTGCCTAGAGCTGCTGCAACACCCCAACCCCCAGGCGCAAGGCTGGGCCAAGAAGATCTTGCTTCGCCTGCCCACTGCAACAGAGTCCCTGGCTGCTCCGTCCGCCAAACCTGTCGAACCGCGTTCTGCTCCCCCAGAGGAGCCGTCTCCTGGAGCGGGATCCCTGTCCACCCGTCAACGGGCCGCCCAACTGGGTATGAAGATCCCCCTGCCGGAGCGGGCCGGCCCCCTGCATTGGGCCAAGTGGGGATCCCTGGGGGTGGGCATTGTCTTCCTTTGGTGGCTGAGCTTTGTGTTGGTAGGCAGCCATCTGGATTTTGGCCGGCTGAGTTTTCCGCGGCAGCTTTGGTTTTTGCAGGGGTTGCTGCCCTGGCTGCGCAATGGCCTGCGGTGGTTGGTGGCCGGCAGCCTGGCGGTCAACTTTGGAGTAGGCCTTCTCTTTTTTGCCCCCTGGCTGATGGATCAGCTCCACCAACGGCTGCACAAGTTGCGTTGGGCCAGGCTTGGCGAAATCGAACGCTACAGCCCCGAAACGGCGCGCCTGCTGCAGCGCATCTGTGCCCAAAACCAGCTAAAACAGCCCCGACTGGGGGTGATCCCGGATGCTGGGCCGCTGGCCTTTGTTTACGGCACTTTTTCTGATGGCTGCCGCATTGTGGTCACCCAAGCCCTGTTGCAGCAGCTTTCTGAGGATGAGATTGCCGCCGTCTACGCCCAGGCCCTGGGGCGAATTGTTAATGGAGATATCCTGGTCATGACCCTGCTGGGATCCCCGATTCAACTGGTTTACCTGGCCCTAGAGCAGGTGAGCCAACTGGGAAGCAAACGGCGGGATCTCATCGGGCATGTGGCCCCGCTGCTCTACCTCATCTACACGGTGCTCTCCTACCCGCTGTTTTTCCTCTCCCGCCTGGGCACCTACCATGCCGACCATTTTGCTGTAGAGGCGACTGGCAACCCGAACGGGCTGATTGCTGCTCTGCTCAAATCGGCTGCTGGCCTGCAAGAGGCCCACAAAAACGACCGCCGACCTTCCTCGCTGTTGCACTGCACCCGCCTGTTCAGCTTTTTGGACTTCAAAACCATCGCCGCTGCCAGTGCTGCCGCCCGCCTCCAGGATCCCTCCCAAGCTGGCCAAGTCTTTCTTTGGGATCAAATCAACCCTTGGGCCCGCTGGATGCAGGTCAATTCCAGCCATCCGCTGCCGGGGCACCGCTTCAAGGTCTTGGCGGGATATGGAGAGCGGCTGCGCCTCCTGCCGGAGCTGAGCCTGGGATCCGGGTCCAAATTGGATGTGGCCCGCCTGCAAAGCCGGTTTTGGCTGGATCTGGCCATCTACGCAGCCGAAGTGGTCGGGATCCTCATTGGCTGGCTGGTGGGGCTGATCCTCTACCTGCTGCTGCAAAACCGTCTCGATCCCAAGGTGATCGCGGCAGCAGCGGTGGTGGGCTACGGGGTGGGCTTGTGGGCCAAAGCGGGATTGATGTACGGGGGATCCCTGCCGGCAAGGCCGACGGATGTGCTCAGCTTGCTGGCGGATCCCGACGCGGATCCCCGCCGCGGACAATGGGTGGAGCTGGAGGGGGAGTTGGTGGGACTGGGCCCCTCCGGCTATCAACTGGGGGCAGAGCTGAAGCTGCAAGAGGCCACAGGGCTGATCCCGGTGCGCTTTACTTCCCCTTTGGGGCCGGTGGGCAATGTCTTTTCCGGCCTGAAGCGGATCCGCGCCCTGGTGGGCCGGCGCGTCAAAGTGGTGGGCTGGTTCCGCCGCGGCAATACTGCTTGGGTGGATCTGGCCTACGTCCAGGTGGGATCCAATAAGCTGCACAGCCGACCGCGCCTTTGGCTGGTTGTGTTCGGCTTGGGAGTCATCCTGCTGGGGATTTGGGGGGCGTTCTATTTCCCCAACTTGGCCTCTTACCTGCGGCGGTGGTGA
- a CDS encoding competence/damage-inducible protein A translates to MIPPQTAIPQGAEILCIGTELLLGEITNTNAQYLAAELAQLGIPHYYQTVVGDNEARIHHALEVACGRSSLILITGGLGPTPDDLTHEALASFFGAEMVEHPQVWEEILQKYGQRGLVPSPSNRKQAFLPRGARVLPNPLGSACGLIWQPRPDLHILTFPGVPREMQHMWRETAVPYLRSIGWGKEVFYSRVLRYWGIPESTLAERLGSLLAGENPTVAPYASQGEVRLRVTGRAPSREEAQALIAPVVEQILQISGEDYFGSDDATLAGVVGELLLQRGQTLAVAESCTGGLLGQLVTGIPGSSRYFVGGIVAYDNRIKEQLLQVNPETLRQHGAVSEAVAAQMALGAKQVLGSNWALSITGIAGPEGGTATKPVGLVYLGLADPQGKVEVHEYRFGSLRGREGVRWWSAQTALDRLRRRLLHHPLQGGSGLSGLDP, encoded by the coding sequence ATGATCCCACCGCAAACTGCTATTCCCCAAGGGGCTGAGATCCTCTGCATCGGCACAGAATTGCTTTTGGGAGAGATCACCAATACCAATGCCCAGTACTTGGCAGCCGAGTTGGCGCAACTGGGGATCCCCCACTATTACCAAACGGTGGTGGGGGATAACGAGGCCCGCATTCACCACGCGCTGGAGGTGGCCTGTGGTCGTTCCAGCTTGATTCTGATCACCGGGGGTTTGGGGCCGACGCCGGACGATCTCACCCATGAGGCGCTGGCTTCCTTTTTTGGGGCGGAGATGGTGGAGCACCCCCAAGTGTGGGAAGAGATCCTGCAAAAGTACGGGCAGCGGGGCCTTGTGCCCTCGCCGAGCAATCGCAAGCAGGCTTTTCTGCCCCGGGGAGCGAGGGTGTTGCCCAACCCGCTGGGCAGCGCCTGTGGCCTCATCTGGCAGCCCCGGCCCGACCTGCACATTCTCACCTTCCCTGGGGTGCCGCGGGAGATGCAACACATGTGGCGGGAGACCGCCGTGCCTTATCTGCGCTCCATCGGCTGGGGAAAAGAGGTGTTCTACAGCCGGGTACTGCGCTATTGGGGCATTCCCGAATCGACGCTGGCCGAACGGCTGGGATCCCTGTTGGCGGGGGAAAACCCTACGGTGGCTCCCTACGCCAGCCAGGGGGAGGTACGCCTGCGGGTTACCGGACGTGCTCCCAGTCGTGAAGAGGCCCAAGCCTTGATCGCCCCGGTGGTGGAGCAGATTTTACAGATTTCTGGAGAAGACTACTTCGGCAGCGATGACGCCACCTTGGCCGGTGTGGTGGGGGAGCTGTTGCTGCAACGGGGTCAAACTCTGGCGGTGGCAGAATCCTGCACCGGCGGGCTGCTGGGGCAGTTGGTGACCGGGATCCCGGGCAGCTCCCGCTATTTTGTGGGGGGGATCGTGGCCTACGACAACCGCATCAAGGAGCAGCTTTTACAGGTGAATCCGGAAACCCTGCGACAGCACGGGGCCGTGAGCGAGGCGGTGGCCGCCCAAATGGCGCTGGGGGCCAAGCAAGTCCTGGGCTCCAACTGGGCCTTGAGCATCACCGGCATTGCCGGGCCAGAGGGAGGCACCGCCACCAAGCCAGTCGGTCTTGTGTATCTGGGTTTGGCGGATCCGCAAGGGAAGGTGGAAGTACACGAGTACCGGTTTGGCAGCCTGCGCGGCAGAGAGGGGGTGCGTTGGTGGAGCGCCCAAACGGCTCTGGATCGCTTGCGGCGGCGCTTGCTCCACCACCCCCTTCAGGGGGGATCCGGTCTCTCAGGGTTGGATCCCTGA
- a CDS encoding helix-turn-helix domain-containing protein, whose amino-acid sequence MYPTAQQRQTLQQWLGTARFVYNRTLDFLKSLEGERPPGCK is encoded by the coding sequence ATGTATCCGACAGCACAACAGCGACAGACGCTGCAGCAGTGGTTGGGAACAGCTCGGTTTGTTTATAACCGCACCCTAGATTTTCTGAAGTCTTTAGAAGGCGAGCGTCCACCTGGATGCAAGTAG
- a CDS encoding RNA-guided endonuclease InsQ/TnpB family protein translates to MQRLQAFKYELLPNGQQERQMRRFAGSCRFVYNKALALQKERHEQGQKKLGYAGLCQLLTAWRHSADTAWLADAPVHPLQQALQDLERAYSHFFAQRAGFPRFKKKGRSDSFRYPAPKQIQLDQANSRICLPKLGWLRYRNSRDVVGKVKSVTVSKHAGRWFVSIQTEREVEQPKPKGGVVGIDVGIARLATLSDGTFYAPLNSFKRHEARLRKAQQALSRKVKFSNNWKKAKARLQRIHSQMANARRDFLHKVSTAISKSQAIVCIEDLRVRNMSKLAAGTADAPGKNVRAKSALNKAILDQGWYEFRRQLEYKLAWKGGRLIVVPPQNPSRTCPCCGHVLSDNRQTQAWFECVACGYENNADRGSGPEAFRGSGPEAFRGSGPEAFRGSGPEAFRGSGPEAFRGSGPEAFLVGAINILARGI, encoded by the coding sequence GTGCAACGACTTCAAGCCTTCAAGTACGAATTGCTGCCCAACGGCCAGCAGGAACGGCAGATGCGCCGCTTTGCTGGCTCCTGCCGGTTCGTCTACAACAAAGCACTGGCGTTGCAGAAGGAGCGTCACGAGCAAGGCCAGAAAAAGCTAGGCTATGCGGGCCTGTGCCAGCTGCTCACCGCGTGGCGCCACAGCGCAGATACGGCGTGGCTGGCGGATGCGCCGGTGCATCCGCTGCAACAGGCGCTCCAGGATTTGGAGCGAGCCTACAGCCACTTCTTCGCCCAGCGCGCCGGCTTCCCTCGCTTCAAGAAAAAAGGCCGGTCCGACAGCTTCCGTTATCCCGCGCCCAAGCAAATCCAGCTGGACCAGGCCAACAGCCGCATCTGCCTGCCCAAACTTGGCTGGCTGCGTTATCGCAACAGCCGCGACGTGGTGGGCAAGGTCAAGAGCGTCACCGTATCCAAGCACGCTGGCAGGTGGTTCGTGTCGATCCAGACCGAGCGCGAGGTGGAGCAACCCAAGCCGAAGGGCGGCGTAGTCGGCATCGACGTCGGTATTGCCCGCTTGGCTACCCTCTCGGACGGCACGTTCTACGCGCCCCTCAACAGCTTCAAGCGGCACGAGGCGCGCTTGCGCAAGGCACAGCAAGCGCTCTCCCGCAAAGTCAAGTTCAGCAACAACTGGAAGAAGGCAAAAGCCCGCCTCCAGCGTATTCATTCTCAGATGGCCAACGCCCGCCGCGACTTCCTGCACAAGGTCTCGACCGCGATTAGCAAAAGCCAGGCAATCGTGTGTATCGAGGACTTGCGGGTGCGGAATATGTCCAAGTTGGCGGCAGGGACGGCAGATGCTCCTGGGAAGAACGTCCGCGCCAAGTCAGCGTTAAACAAAGCCATTCTCGACCAGGGGTGGTACGAGTTCCGTCGCCAGCTGGAGTACAAGCTGGCCTGGAAAGGCGGCAGGCTCATTGTCGTGCCGCCGCAGAACCCGAGCCGCACCTGTCCATGTTGCGGCCATGTTTTATCAGACAACCGCCAGACCCAAGCCTGGTTCGAGTGCGTGGCGTGCGGCTATGAGAATAACGCCGATCGCGGCAGCGGGCCGGAGGCCTTTCGCGGCAGCGGGCCGGAGGCCTTTCGCGGCAGCGGGCCGGAGGCCTTTCGCGGCAGCGGGCCGGAGGCCTTTCGCGGCAGCGGGCCGGAGGCCTTTCGCGGCAGCGGGCCGGAGGCCTTTCTGGTCGGTGCCATCAACATCCTTGCTCGCGGGATATAG
- a CDS encoding universal stress protein has translation MFDKLLFPIDNSRETSHALPLVADIAQRYKSQVYLLSVLDDTELDPERAEQARQNIHNLLKQTESGLHQIGLSNVKSEYREGKVPFVICDVADELEISLIVMGCRGLTLSGEGQNNSVSHRVIDLSPCPVLVVP, from the coding sequence ATGTTCGACAAACTGCTCTTTCCCATCGATAACTCGCGTGAAACCAGCCACGCCTTGCCCTTGGTGGCGGACATAGCACAGCGCTACAAGAGCCAAGTGTATTTGCTTTCTGTGCTGGATGATACGGAGCTTGACCCGGAGCGAGCCGAGCAAGCCCGGCAGAACATCCACAACCTGCTTAAGCAAACGGAGTCTGGCCTGCATCAAATCGGCCTTAGCAACGTCAAGAGTGAGTATCGAGAGGGGAAGGTACCTTTTGTCATCTGTGATGTGGCAGACGAGCTGGAGATCAGCCTGATTGTGATGGGCTGCCGCGGCCTCACCCTATCTGGAGAGGGGCAGAACAACTCCGTGAGCCACCGCGTGATCGATCTCTCCCCCTGCCCGGTGTTGGTCGTGCCCTGA
- a CDS encoding alpha/beta fold hydrolase has protein sequence MASSLDGFNSRDGIANMSLSSASALAFEALYLGISPSLKLFDQPLLGSLGKCFRIAYWEYHQTQDEPCSLETVITLLYEYLKAWDRPVHLIGHGLSGVAAYLFACRYPQRVQSLTLLAVGGWPATTWHAHFYVQRKIFCWSREQLLVRIAQSLLPTSEQWRARSLSYALAKDLDTSPIPHSLFQVIAIPAQKVSVPMLVCASKDDPIVDPASLEKWRNHLKPGDQMWFCPGGRHFFHHSFPSLVNLKIMDFWQELRKLQPSMA, from the coding sequence TTGGCTAGCAGCCTTGATGGTTTTAACAGTCGAGATGGAATAGCGAATATGAGTTTAAGCTCCGCTTCTGCGCTCGCTTTTGAGGCCCTGTATCTGGGCATTTCTCCCAGTCTCAAGCTCTTTGATCAGCCTTTATTAGGATCCCTGGGGAAATGCTTTCGGATAGCCTACTGGGAGTACCACCAAACCCAGGATGAGCCTTGTAGCCTGGAGACTGTAATCACGCTGCTATACGAATATCTCAAAGCTTGGGATCGACCCGTTCATCTTATCGGCCACGGCTTGAGCGGGGTGGCCGCTTATCTTTTTGCCTGCCGTTACCCACAGCGGGTACAGTCTCTGACCTTGCTGGCCGTGGGAGGTTGGCCTGCTACCACTTGGCATGCCCATTTCTATGTGCAGCGAAAAATCTTTTGCTGGAGTCGGGAACAACTCTTGGTGCGTATAGCCCAGAGCCTTCTACCTACTTCAGAACAGTGGCGAGCACGCTCACTCTCCTATGCTCTGGCTAAAGATTTGGATACTTCTCCCATACCTCACTCCCTATTTCAGGTGATAGCGATTCCAGCCCAGAAAGTGTCGGTGCCGATGTTGGTTTGCGCCAGCAAGGATGACCCCATTGTGGATCCTGCTTCGCTCGAGAAGTGGAGAAACCACCTAAAGCCAGGGGATCAAATGTGGTTTTGCCCTGGGGGGCGACACTTTTTTCATCATTCTTTTCCAAGTTTGGTCAATCTGAAAATAATGGATTTTTGGCAGGAATTGCGTAAACTTCAGCCCAGCATGGCTTAG
- a CDS encoding chlorophyll a/b binding light-harvesting protein has protein sequence MTGAVLSSSPTSAEGSPQVSWLAGNARLLNLSGKLLGAHVAHAGLIMLWAGGMTLFEVAHWDPNQPMYSQGLILLPHLASLGIGVNAEGVVTDPYPFFVVGVLHLIASAVLGAGGIFHALLGPEVLSKGKTFAEFFGYDWEDDDKMTTILGIHLLLLGLGAWLLVAKALFWGGLYDANLGRVRIVADPTLNPLRIFAYLTPLMGQQGMAAVNNLEDLVGGHIYVGLLCVLGGWWHIATRPFAWAKQVLIYSGEAYLSYSLGALAYMGILAAYFVSVNEIAYPVAFYGPLGLAADEMGVVSSRTWLATAHFVLGILFLAGHIWHAIRARAAASGFDFQHGGWVRATDPQVGNLDTPVNRGDLTLLLLQNLPIYREGLSPFLRGLEIGMAHGYFLVGPFYKLSPLRNSEQALTAGTLATIGLVLILTVCLSIYGRVSFPRSRLVAVVNTPYGEVAYPTPGVQLMAESQGSPQPVRVPAGSEDLPENLRTRAGWSQLAGGFLVGGVGGALFAYMLLNSADVLAQILPGL, from the coding sequence ATGACCGGCGCAGTTCTATCTTCATCGCCTACTTCTGCTGAGGGATCCCCTCAGGTCAGTTGGTTGGCAGGGAATGCTCGTTTGCTCAACCTATCCGGAAAGCTGCTGGGGGCCCACGTGGCCCATGCGGGGCTGATCATGCTGTGGGCCGGCGGCATGACCTTGTTCGAGGTGGCCCACTGGGATCCAAATCAACCTATGTACAGCCAGGGGCTGATTTTGTTGCCCCATCTGGCCAGCTTGGGCATCGGCGTCAACGCAGAAGGGGTGGTTACGGATCCCTATCCCTTTTTTGTCGTGGGCGTTCTGCACCTAATTGCCTCGGCAGTGCTGGGGGCAGGAGGGATCTTCCATGCCCTTTTGGGACCAGAGGTGCTGAGCAAGGGGAAAACCTTTGCCGAGTTTTTCGGCTACGACTGGGAAGATGACGACAAGATGACCACCATCCTCGGCATCCACCTGCTGCTGCTGGGGCTGGGTGCATGGCTGCTGGTGGCCAAGGCTCTCTTTTGGGGAGGGCTGTACGATGCCAACCTGGGCCGCGTGCGGATCGTTGCGGATCCCACCCTCAATCCGCTGCGGATCTTTGCCTACCTGACGCCGCTCATGGGTCAGCAGGGCATGGCCGCCGTGAACAATCTGGAAGATCTGGTGGGAGGGCACATCTATGTCGGCCTGCTCTGTGTGCTGGGGGGATGGTGGCACATAGCCACACGGCCCTTTGCCTGGGCCAAGCAGGTGCTGATCTACTCGGGCGAAGCCTACCTCTCCTACAGCCTGGGGGCCCTGGCCTACATGGGCATCTTGGCGGCCTATTTTGTCAGCGTCAACGAGATCGCCTATCCGGTGGCTTTCTACGGGCCGCTGGGGCTGGCTGCCGACGAGATGGGTGTGGTGAGCAGCCGTACCTGGTTGGCTACAGCCCACTTTGTCTTGGGGATCCTGTTTTTGGCGGGGCACATCTGGCATGCCATCCGGGCGCGGGCGGCGGCCAGCGGCTTTGACTTCCAGCACGGGGGCTGGGTGCGAGCCACAGATCCGCAGGTGGGCAACTTGGACACGCCGGTAAACCGGGGCGATCTCACCCTGCTGCTGCTGCAAAACCTGCCCATCTACCGGGAGGGCCTCTCTCCTTTTTTGCGCGGCTTGGAGATCGGCATGGCTCATGGGTACTTCCTGGTGGGGCCGTTTTACAAGTTGAGTCCGCTGCGGAATTCGGAGCAGGCCCTGACGGCAGGGACGCTGGCGACCATCGGCCTGGTGCTGATCCTGACGGTTTGTCTCTCCATTTACGGACGGGTGTCCTTTCCTCGCTCGCGGCTGGTGGCAGTGGTCAATACCCCCTACGGCGAGGTGGCCTATCCGACGCCGGGCGTGCAACTGATGGCCGAATCGCAGGGATCCCCTCAGCCGGTGCGAGTACCGGCAGGATCGGAGGACTTGCCCGAAAACTTGCGCACCCGTGCCGGCTGGAGCCAGTTGGCGGGAGGGTTTCTGGTGGGCGGCGTTGGCGGTGCCCTGTTTGCCTACATGCTCCTGAACAGTGCGGACGTGTTGGCCCAGATTTTGCCTGGGCTGTGA
- the fldA gene encoding flavodoxin FldA, translating into MAKIGLFFGTQTGNTERAAEMIQKELGEDNVDLIDIAEASIEDFEKYDYLIIGCPTWNIGELQADWDGFFPNLDEIDFSGKTVAYFGVGDQLGYPDNFQDAMGILAKKIAERAGKNVGSWPTEGYEFNESKGVVDGEFVGLALDEDNQPELTEKRIKEWTAKLKTLFNL; encoded by the coding sequence ATGGCAAAAATAGGTCTATTTTTCGGCACTCAAACCGGAAATACCGAAAGAGCTGCCGAGATGATTCAAAAAGAGCTGGGCGAAGACAATGTAGATTTAATTGACATTGCCGAGGCCAGCATTGAGGACTTTGAGAAGTACGACTACTTAATCATCGGCTGTCCAACTTGGAATATTGGGGAGCTTCAGGCTGATTGGGATGGTTTTTTCCCAAATTTGGATGAGATCGATTTTTCCGGTAAGACGGTAGCCTACTTTGGAGTTGGGGATCAGTTGGGCTATCCCGACAACTTTCAAGATGCCATGGGGATCCTGGCCAAAAAAATTGCCGAGCGTGCCGGCAAAAATGTCGGCTCCTGGCCTACAGAAGGCTACGAGTTCAACGAGTCTAAGGGAGTGGTTGACGGTGAGTTTGTCGGCCTTGCTCTGGACGAAGATAACCAACCAGAGCTGACGGAAAAACGAATTAAAGAGTGGACGGCTAAACTAAAAACGCTCTTCAATCTGTAA
- a CDS encoding chlorophyll a/b binding light-harvesting protein → MTATTLKQEGGSSSQQQIPWWAGNARLTDLSGRLLGAHVAHAGLIVLWAGAMTLIELAKFDPSRPMYEQGLILLPHLASLGLGVGSGGEVLDTDIYFAVGAIHLISSAFLGFGGIFHALRGPAVLDPKAFPLFSYDWQDKNKMTTILGIHLVLLGLGAWLLVLKAVVFGGLFDPVAGEVRLVSPNWNPFGHLLGIEGRHWIAGVDTLEDVVGGHLWLGLLLVSGGVWHIATKPFAWAERIFIWSGEAYLSYSLGALALMGFIAAYFVAVNPVVYPEVFYGPLLQVGLDRYPFFEQGEALTSRVWLANAHFWLAFFFLQGHLFHALKARGFNFRTGRVELAAQQA, encoded by the coding sequence ATGACAGCGACGACACTCAAGCAAGAAGGGGGATCTAGCTCGCAACAACAGATCCCGTGGTGGGCGGGCAACGCCCGTTTGACCGATCTTTCTGGCCGGCTGCTGGGGGCGCATGTGGCCCATGCCGGGCTGATCGTTCTCTGGGCAGGGGCGATGACCCTGATCGAGTTGGCCAAGTTTGACCCCAGCCGACCGATGTATGAGCAGGGGCTGATTCTCTTGCCCCACCTGGCCAGCTTGGGGCTGGGGGTGGGATCCGGCGGGGAAGTCCTGGATACGGATATCTACTTTGCGGTGGGAGCGATCCACCTCATCAGCTCTGCCTTTTTGGGGTTTGGCGGCATTTTTCATGCCCTGCGCGGGCCGGCGGTGCTGGATCCCAAAGCCTTTCCCCTGTTTAGCTACGACTGGCAAGACAAAAACAAGATGACCACCATCCTAGGGATCCACCTGGTGCTGCTGGGATTGGGAGCCTGGCTTTTGGTGCTCAAGGCAGTGGTGTTTGGCGGCTTGTTCGACCCGGTGGCAGGAGAGGTGCGCCTGGTGTCTCCCAACTGGAACCCCTTTGGCCACCTGTTGGGCATAGAAGGGCGCCACTGGATCGCCGGGGTGGACACTTTAGAAGACGTGGTGGGCGGCCACCTCTGGCTGGGCTTGCTCCTGGTGTCAGGTGGGGTTTGGCATATCGCGACCAAGCCTTTTGCCTGGGCAGAACGGATTTTTATCTGGTCTGGGGAAGCTTATCTTTCCTACAGCTTGGGAGCTTTGGCCTTGATGGGATTTATTGCCGCCTATTTCGTTGCCGTTAACCCAGTGGTCTATCCCGAAGTTTTCTATGGGCCGCTGCTGCAGGTGGGCTTGGATCGCTATCCCTTTTTTGAGCAAGGAGAGGCTCTCACGTCTAGGGTTTGGCTGGCCAATGCCCACTTTTGGCTGGCCTTTTTCTTCCTTCAGGGCCACCTTTTCCATGCCCTGAAAGCCCGAGGATTCAATTTCCGTACCGGCAGAGTAGAGCTCGCTGCACAGCAGGCCTAA
- a CDS encoding imelysin family protein, producing MSRYLKLWTGIGLYVLVSGAACGETQKDPSAAGGGDPPALSQASPQQAAQMNPECRPIPVDGGGEGGEEGAGSRRPAVVLSPEQRFQDRQILLDFADQVVIPAYEQLVADTQALSQAIQAFVQDPNAQTLQAARQAWSVARITWEESEAFAFGPAAYLGLDADLDEWPLNEVEVLEVLNSGDPLTPETVAELESGQKGFHAVAFLLFGVDNNKSLQDFTERDREYLAALGPVLADTAAKLLKSWTEGVQGLPAFREEWVKAGEGSKSYLTLQAAAEEIAQGILGMLDELGKVKIGEAFAQQNPFLLESRFAHHSLPEFQANVRSVQYAYLGGFRDRKGRGLSQFVRDINPNLDSQIQSELQAAAAALQGIPAPIEKSLCDANARGSITAAMEKIEDAFDSFAQEVVPLLQ from the coding sequence ATGTCGAGGTATCTGAAGCTGTGGACGGGGATAGGGCTTTATGTTCTGGTCAGCGGGGCCGCTTGCGGGGAAACCCAAAAGGATCCCTCGGCTGCGGGCGGCGGGGATCCACCGGCCCTGAGCCAGGCTTCGCCTCAGCAGGCAGCTCAAATGAACCCGGAGTGTCGGCCTATCCCGGTGGATGGCGGCGGCGAGGGTGGGGAAGAAGGGGCAGGCTCTCGCCGGCCAGCCGTTGTGCTCTCTCCTGAGCAGCGGTTTCAGGATCGGCAGATTTTGCTCGACTTTGCCGATCAGGTGGTGATCCCTGCCTATGAGCAGTTGGTCGCCGATACCCAGGCCCTGTCTCAGGCCATCCAGGCCTTCGTGCAAGATCCCAATGCCCAGACTTTGCAAGCGGCTCGCCAGGCTTGGTCTGTTGCCCGCATCACTTGGGAGGAGAGCGAGGCTTTTGCCTTTGGGCCGGCGGCTTATTTGGGGCTGGATGCGGATTTGGACGAATGGCCCCTGAACGAGGTGGAGGTGCTGGAAGTTCTCAACAGCGGCGATCCCCTCACTCCAGAGACCGTGGCCGAGTTGGAAAGCGGGCAAAAGGGATTTCATGCCGTGGCCTTCTTGCTCTTTGGCGTGGATAACAACAAGTCTTTGCAAGACTTTACCGAGCGGGATCGGGAGTACTTGGCTGCCCTTGGCCCAGTTTTGGCGGATACGGCGGCAAAGCTGCTCAAAAGCTGGACAGAGGGAGTGCAAGGGCTGCCTGCTTTTCGCGAAGAATGGGTAAAAGCCGGCGAGGGCAGCAAGAGTTATCTCACGCTGCAAGCTGCTGCTGAAGAAATAGCCCAAGGTATTCTCGGCATGTTGGACGAGCTGGGCAAGGTCAAAATTGGCGAAGCCTTCGCCCAGCAAAATCCTTTTCTGCTGGAAAGTCGCTTTGCCCACCATTCGCTGCCGGAGTTCCAGGCCAATGTGCGCAGCGTTCAGTATGCTTACTTGGGCGGATTTAGAGATAGAAAAGGTCGTGGCCTGAGCCAATTTGTCCGGGACATCAATCCCAATTTGGATAGTCAAATTCAGTCGGAGTTACAAGCAGCGGCGGCGGCTCTCCAGGGGATCCCTGCCCCTATCGAAAAAAGCCTTTGCGATGCCAATGCCCGTGGATCTATTACTGCCGCTATGGAAAAAATTGAAGACGCTTTCGACAGCTTTGCTCAGGAAGTTGTGCCGCTCCTGCAGTAG